The genomic segment GTACCGGTGAACTGCCCGACCGCCGTCTCCGCGTGGACCCGCGGCATGTCCCGCAGCGTCGCGCGCGCCGTCGACAGCGCATCGGGTACGGCCGACAGGCGCCCCGCGAGACTGGTCAGGCGCTCCTCCGCCGGGGCGAACGGACGGGCCAGTAGGGCGTGCAGCAGCGGTCCCGGATTGTGGCGCAGCGGATCCCACTCGTGGCCGCGGATCTCGGTGGCCTCGAACAGTCCCCGGTCGACGAGGCTGGTGAGCAGCGCGTGGTCGACGCTCTCCGCGGGGTCGAGCGCGTCCGGGTCGATCTCCGCGAGCGCGTCGGCCGCGTCCTTGAGCATCGCCTGGTCGGCGGCGAGGGCGTCGGCGGAGAGGTCGGGCAGCCGATCGTCGTAGCGGTGGTCTCCGACGGAGGTGGCCAGCCCGGGCCGGCTCTCCAGCAACGCCTCCACGATCCGCTCCGCCAGCGGCACGAACGACTCCATCCCCCGACCCTACCGATCACCCCGCCCACTCCCCGCCCTCACCACCCGTCCGTTCCCCTCCCCGCCTCGCCCTCTCGCCGCGCCCGTCCCGCCCGTTCTAGCGTTGATCAAGGAGTTTGTGTCCCCCTCACACCTCCATCGCCACACAAACCCCTTGATCAACGCTCTCAGGCAGCCGTGAGGTGCTCGGCAGGCGAGGGCGGGTCGGGCAGGTGCACCCGGCGATCTTGCGGTTGCTGCCCGGGCGAGTGGGGCATTTGCGACACCACACGGGCCGGAAGTGCAAGATCGCGGGGGAAGGGGGGCGGGGACGCGCGGGGGGTCAGGCGGGAGGGGTGCGTTCGGCGGCTCGGACTGCCTCGGCGTACGCCAAGGTGGCTCGCCGGAGCGCGGCCTCCGGGTCGATGCCGGCCTGTCGGGCGGCGGCCACTGTGGCCAGCAGGCTCGCGCCGAGCCGGGCCTCCGGGTCCACCTGCGACTCGGCCAGCGGGGGCGGTACGGCCAGGCCGACCCGCCCGGCCCGGTCCAGGATCTTCGCGGCCAGCGACAGCGCGGGCTGGCTCAGCGCGATGCCGTCCAGCACCGACTCGCGGGTCTTCTCGGCCCGCTTGATCCGTTCCCAGTTCGCCTCGATCTCCTCGATCGAGCCGGCCGGCTCACCCGAGAACACATGTGGGTTGCGCCGCACCATCTTGTCGACCAGGGTGCCCGCGACGTCGTCGACGGTCCAGCTCTTGCCCTCCGGCAGGTTCTCCGCCAGCCGGGCGTGCAGCAGCACCTGGAGCAGCACGTCGCCCAGTTCCTCGCGGAGCGCGTCGGTGTCGTCGGCGCTGATCGCGTCGTACGCCTCGTAGCACTCCTCGAGCAGGAAACCGGCCAGG from the Micromonospora sp. WMMA1947 genome contains:
- a CDS encoding nucleoside triphosphate pyrophosphohydrolase, encoding MTARIVLLVTSPRLPAGLLTSAAWDAVRSAPVLAGAESELTRAVRTAGAEVSVVTEGATQALLDAAAAHGGAVWLAGPAGDESLARELGLRLAREPGLAELELMYGSWDPPGARLLDAVEVMDRLASPGGDPWKRAQTHRTLAGFLLEECYEAYDAISADDTDALREELGDVLLQVLLHARLAENLPEGKSWTVDDVAGTLVDKMVRRNPHVFSGEPAGSIEEIEANWERIKRAEKTRESVLDGIALSQPALSLAAKILDRAGRVGLAVPPPLAESQVDPEARLGASLLATVAAARQAGIDPEAALRRATLAYAEAVRAAERTPPA